Proteins encoded within one genomic window of Flavobacterium sp. NG2:
- a CDS encoding family 16 glycosylhydrolase has product MNFKPKSLVLLLVVSSFVYGQQTPFINSPDPNKQWELQSNLSDEFNSSTIDWANKWNYANNLPIVNAWKWNNNSNVKIVNNAAEIKMSHNTNNVPVDGTYFNSGILKSKSTFTTGFVEVKMKGAVINIPGADNGRGVCPSFWLYSDFNDAAAEGKTVYSEIDVVELQQFDYFNGEQDDIFDMDLNLHLVLKEGGKRVWYRPKQNVATQKNHYTASFNPTLGYHVYGCEVTDTEITWYVDGKKVATKPNTHWNLPMYVTVSLGLRVPFVTFLDNKFEPINPVTDARAKKQLPAIPTSMSVDYIRVWKRATTSSVNSNTTSTTSTGYNGSIRVFLDQSKDNMNIILDNFSGQSQIKLFDMSGNQLLNTTSNLSTIVLSTSAYPDGAYIINVINSNGTYSQKIFIK; this is encoded by the coding sequence ATGAATTTTAAACCAAAATCGTTAGTACTGCTTTTAGTAGTATCTTCTTTTGTCTATGGACAACAAACCCCTTTTATAAATTCTCCCGACCCTAATAAACAGTGGGAATTGCAGTCTAATTTGTCGGACGAATTTAATAGTTCTACGATTGATTGGGCCAATAAATGGAACTATGCCAATAATTTACCGATTGTAAATGCCTGGAAATGGAATAACAACAGCAATGTTAAGATTGTGAATAACGCAGCTGAAATTAAAATGAGTCACAATACCAATAATGTTCCTGTAGATGGTACTTATTTTAATTCGGGTATTTTAAAATCCAAAAGTACTTTTACAACAGGTTTTGTTGAAGTAAAAATGAAAGGAGCTGTAATCAATATTCCAGGAGCTGACAACGGACGTGGAGTATGTCCTTCCTTTTGGCTTTATAGTGATTTTAATGACGCTGCTGCAGAAGGCAAGACCGTATATTCTGAAATTGATGTGGTCGAATTGCAACAATTTGATTATTTCAACGGAGAACAAGATGATATTTTTGACATGGATCTTAACTTACATTTGGTTTTAAAAGAAGGGGGAAAACGAGTTTGGTATAGACCAAAACAGAATGTAGCCACTCAAAAAAATCATTACACCGCTTCATTTAATCCAACTTTAGGCTACCATGTTTATGGATGCGAAGTAACTGATACTGAAATCACATGGTATGTAGATGGCAAAAAAGTAGCAACAAAACCTAATACTCATTGGAATTTACCCATGTATGTGACAGTTTCTTTAGGGCTTAGAGTTCCTTTTGTAACTTTTTTAGATAATAAATTTGAACCTATAAATCCAGTAACTGATGCTCGTGCCAAAAAGCAACTTCCAGCTATTCCTACGTCAATGTCAGTAGATTATATTCGTGTTTGGAAAAGGGCGACTACTAGTTCAGTCAATAGCAATACTACATCAACAACTTCTACTGGATATAATGGCAGTATCAGGGTTTTCTTAGATCAGTCTAAGGATAATATGAATATTATTTTGGATAATTTTTCGGGTCAATCACAAATAAAATTATTTGATATGTCGGGCAATCAACTGCTTAATACTACTTCTAATCTTTCTACGATCGTTTTATCAACCAGTGCTTATCCTGATGGAGCTTATATTATTAATGTCATTAATTCAAATGGCACTTACTCTCAAAAGATTTTCATTAAATAA